In Urechidicola croceus, a single window of DNA contains:
- a CDS encoding RNA polymerase sigma factor, with amino-acid sequence MKQKEFLNIVMPFKDKVFRLSKRLLVSSEEAEDATQELLLKLWKNKEKLNTYKNVEAFAMTMTKNYCFDRLKSKQASNLSLVHSNYKENGTSLERITELNDSVSKVHQLIALLPEQQRIIIQLRDVEQYEYEEIGKVLDIKPTAVRVALSRARKTIREQLIKQHNYGIK; translated from the coding sequence ATGAAACAAAAGGAGTTTTTAAATATTGTAATGCCTTTCAAAGATAAGGTTTTTAGATTATCTAAACGATTATTGGTGTCAAGTGAAGAAGCTGAAGATGCAACACAAGAATTGTTATTAAAACTTTGGAAGAATAAAGAGAAACTAAATACTTATAAAAATGTAGAAGCATTTGCTATGACCATGACAAAAAATTATTGTTTTGATAGGTTGAAATCTAAACAGGCAAGTAACTTATCATTAGTACATAGTAATTATAAGGAAAATGGAACGTCGCTAGAGCGAATTACAGAATTGAATGATAGTGTGTCAAAAGTACATCAATTGATAGCACTGTTGCCAGAACAACAAAGAATAATCATTCAACTGAGAGATGTAGAACAATACGAATATGAAGAAATTGGCAAGGTGCTTGATATAAAGCCAACAGCGGTTAGAGTTGCGTTATCAAGAGCCAGAAAAACAATAAGAGAACAATTGATTAAACAACACAATTATGGAATCAAATAA
- a CDS encoding DUF4252 domain-containing protein: protein MKRFIKYFGILVIMAMFTISCNQHPSLQKYYVDSQENTDFIALDIPASILKLKQEDVSKEEIEALNSIKKVNFLGFQLNENNLIEYNEEKLKVKEILKNPKYQELISVGGKQSLSVKYLGEDNAIDEVIIYGSDKEMGFALVRILGDKMDPSKMMNLIGKINMEGDNNSLKQIETFMKNMK, encoded by the coding sequence ATGAAACGATTTATTAAATATTTTGGAATATTAGTAATTATGGCAATGTTTACTATTTCTTGTAATCAACATCCATCATTACAAAAATACTATGTTGATAGTCAGGAAAACACAGACTTTATTGCTTTAGATATTCCTGCAAGTATCTTAAAATTAAAACAAGAAGATGTTTCCAAAGAAGAAATTGAAGCATTAAATTCTATTAAAAAAGTAAATTTTCTTGGATTTCAATTGAATGAAAATAATTTAATAGAATATAACGAGGAGAAACTTAAGGTCAAGGAGATTTTAAAAAATCCAAAATATCAAGAATTGATTTCCGTGGGAGGAAAACAATCGCTGTCTGTAAAATATTTAGGAGAAGATAATGCTATTGATGAAGTTATAATCTATGGATCAGATAAAGAAATGGGGTTTGCTTTAGTTAGGATATTAGGTGATAAAATGGATCCATCAAAAATGATGAATTTAATTGGTAAAATTAATATGGAAGGTGATAATAATTCATTGAAACAAATTGAAACTTTCATGAAGAACATGAAGTAA
- a CDS encoding S41 family peptidase, whose protein sequence is MKRIIYTLLLFSVLLITTNCSKDNNDDVPVDLEIQNFVWKGLNLFYFWQQDLPNLSDQRFTSQEQLNNFLDDYSAPDDLFYNLLNNYPVTDKYSWIVDDYIALEQQLQQGITGTTGVDFGLVYENGSETDIFGYVKYIIPGSDASTKNIQRGDIFHAVNGVPLTVSNYNQLLFSTESYTLNLADLNNGNPTDNGIEVSLTKTEVQENPILITNTFDVAGKKIGYLMYNSFTSAFDSELNDVFANFQTDGVTDLVLDLRYNSGGSVRTATYLSSMITGQFTDEIFTQERWNDKWQTYFEENDPESLINNFVDELNNGTAINSLNLENIVILITGNSASASELVINGLNPYINVTTIGTKTEGKYVASITIYDSENYGREGANPNHTWAMQPIVLEEQNKLGENAPNGFAPSIEFPEDYSNLGTLGHDTEPMLERAITFITTGNRGGFNLTERGGFIIEEFTNSKSHTAKGSNMYIDKELPVNVRLF, encoded by the coding sequence ATGAAACGAATAATTTATACCTTACTTTTATTTTCTGTTCTTTTAATTACTACTAACTGTAGTAAAGATAACAATGATGATGTACCTGTTGATTTAGAGATTCAGAACTTTGTATGGAAAGGATTAAATTTATTCTATTTTTGGCAACAAGATTTACCAAACTTATCAGATCAAAGATTCACTTCACAAGAACAATTAAATAACTTCTTAGATGATTACAGTGCACCAGATGATTTGTTTTACAATCTTTTAAATAATTATCCTGTTACTGACAAATATTCTTGGATTGTAGATGATTATATTGCTCTTGAGCAGCAATTACAACAAGGCATTACGGGAACTACAGGTGTTGATTTTGGCTTAGTGTATGAAAACGGAAGTGAAACTGATATTTTTGGTTATGTAAAGTATATTATTCCTGGTTCAGATGCTTCAACTAAAAATATTCAACGAGGAGATATATTTCATGCTGTTAATGGAGTTCCATTAACAGTGAGTAATTATAATCAATTATTATTTTCAACAGAATCTTACACTTTAAACCTTGCTGATTTAAACAATGGTAATCCAACAGATAATGGCATCGAAGTAAGTTTAACCAAAACTGAAGTGCAGGAAAATCCAATATTAATTACAAATACATTTGACGTTGCCGGAAAAAAGATTGGATATTTAATGTACAACAGTTTTACTAGTGCTTTTGACAGTGAATTAAATGATGTGTTTGCAAATTTTCAAACTGATGGAGTTACAGATTTAGTATTAGACTTAAGATACAATTCTGGCGGTTCAGTAAGAACAGCAACTTATCTTTCAAGTATGATAACCGGTCAATTTACAGATGAAATATTTACACAAGAGCGTTGGAATGATAAATGGCAGACTTACTTCGAAGAAAATGATCCTGAGAGTTTAATTAATAATTTTGTTGACGAATTGAATAACGGAACTGCAATCAACAGTTTGAATTTAGAAAATATTGTGATTTTAATTACTGGAAATTCTGCATCCGCTAGTGAATTAGTAATTAATGGCTTGAATCCTTATATAAATGTTACTACAATCGGAACTAAAACAGAAGGTAAATATGTTGCTTCAATAACTATTTATGACTCTGAAAATTATGGACGTGAAGGTGCAAACCCAAATCATACTTGGGCAATGCAACCAATTGTATTAGAAGAACAAAATAAATTGGGTGAAAATGCTCCGAATGGTTTTGCTCCATCTATTGAATTCCCAGAAGATTATAGCAACTTAGGAACACTGGGACATGACACTGAGCCCATGTTAGAAAGAGCCATAACATTTATCACAACAGGAAATAGAGGTGGTTTTAACTTAACAGAAAGAGGTGGGTTTATAATAGAAGAATTTACAAACTCTAAAAGTCATACTGCTAAAGGTTCTAATATGTATATTGATAAAGAATTACCTGTAAATGTAAGACTATTCTAA
- the pepT gene encoding peptidase T: MQTIINRFIKYIKIDTQSDPNNPEFPSTKKQWDLAHLLVEELKEIGLEEVELDNNCYIMATLPSNLDYKVPTIGFISHIDTSPDFNATNINPQIHKNYDGKDIILNAEKNIILSPNYFEDLKQYKGQTIITTDGTTLLSADDKAGITEIVTAMEYLIQHPEIKHGKIRIAFTPDEEVGKGAHLFDVEKFGAEWAYTMDGSQIGELEYENFNAAGAKVTINGKIVHPGYAKGKMINSMLIANEFISGLPKNEIPQETSGYEGFFHLHTLNGEVEKTTLEYIIRDHDMNKFNNRKEQFQQVANDLNKKLGSDLVLVEIKDQYYNMREKVEPVMHIVDIAEEAMKQLGIKPLIKAIRGGTDGSQLSYKGLPCPNIFAGGHNFHGKYEYLPVESMEKAVAVIVKIAELVAERK; this comes from the coding sequence ATGCAAACAATAATAAATAGATTTATAAAATATATTAAAATAGATACTCAATCTGACCCAAACAACCCAGAATTCCCAAGCACAAAAAAACAATGGGATTTAGCACATTTATTAGTTGAAGAATTAAAAGAAATTGGTTTAGAAGAAGTTGAATTGGACAACAATTGTTATATCATGGCAACTTTACCAAGTAATTTAGATTATAAAGTACCTACAATAGGTTTCATCTCACATATAGACACAAGCCCAGATTTTAATGCAACTAATATAAATCCTCAAATTCATAAAAATTACGATGGAAAAGATATTATTTTAAATGCTGAAAAAAATATTATTCTCTCACCAAATTATTTTGAAGATTTAAAACAATACAAAGGGCAAACTATTATTACTACTGATGGAACAACCCTTTTAAGTGCTGATGACAAAGCAGGAATTACTGAAATTGTAACTGCAATGGAATATTTAATTCAGCACCCTGAAATAAAGCATGGAAAAATTAGAATTGCCTTTACTCCTGATGAAGAAGTTGGTAAAGGTGCACATTTATTTGATGTTGAAAAGTTTGGCGCAGAATGGGCTTACACTATGGACGGAAGCCAAATTGGTGAATTAGAATATGAGAATTTTAATGCAGCTGGTGCCAAAGTAACTATCAACGGTAAAATCGTTCATCCTGGTTATGCTAAAGGCAAAATGATTAATTCAATGTTAATTGCAAATGAATTCATTTCTGGCTTACCAAAAAATGAAATCCCACAAGAAACATCAGGTTATGAAGGCTTTTTTCATTTACATACTTTAAATGGTGAAGTAGAAAAAACAACTTTAGAATACATCATTCGCGATCATGACATGAATAAATTCAACAATCGAAAGGAGCAATTTCAACAAGTTGCAAATGATTTAAATAAAAAACTTGGAAGTGATTTAGTTCTAGTTGAAATAAAAGATCAGTACTACAATATGCGTGAAAAAGTTGAGCCAGTAATGCATATTGTTGATATTGCTGAAGAAGCAATGAAACAACTTGGTATTAAACCACTTATTAAAGCAATTCGAGGTGGAACAGATGGTTCACAACTTTCATATAAAGGCTTGCCTTGTCCTAATATTTTTGCTGGTGGACATAATTTTCATGGTAAGTATGAATATTTGCCTGTTGAATCTATGGAAAAAGCAGTAGCAGTTATTGTAAAAATTGCTGAATTAGTTGCTGAAAGAAAATAA
- the lysA gene encoding diaminopimelate decarboxylase → MQNQLLLSLVEKYGCPLYVYDANKIEAQYNRMINAFSSVKNLKINYAVKANTNLNILKILRNLGSGTDCVSIQEVKLCIKAGFNIKDISYTPSGVSFEEINEAISLGVKITLDNFSILEKFGEKYPNTPVSLRINPHVMAGGNHKISTGHIDSKFGISIYQIDEIKNVISKYGTTINGIHMHTGSDIYNIDAFLKATEILLNVAKEFNTIEFVDFGSGFKVPYKSGDNETNIEEMGLKLSHRFKEFCKEYGKDLTLIFEPGKFLVSESGNLLVKVNVVKTTPNIVFAGVDSGLNHLIRPMMYDAYHHITNVSNPDGDKKYYSVVGYICETDTFGADRKIGEITEGDILCLHNAGAYSFSMSSNYNSRYRPAEVMVYNGKDYLIRERETFEDLLRNQVEINL, encoded by the coding sequence ATGCAGAATCAGTTACTTTTATCTTTAGTAGAAAAATACGGTTGTCCATTATATGTTTATGACGCCAACAAAATTGAGGCACAATACAATCGCATGATCAATGCCTTTTCTAGTGTGAAAAATCTTAAGATAAATTACGCAGTAAAAGCAAATACAAACCTTAATATTTTAAAAATATTAAGAAATTTAGGATCAGGAACTGATTGTGTTTCTATACAAGAGGTTAAATTGTGTATTAAAGCAGGATTTAATATTAAAGATATATCTTATACTCCAAGTGGAGTTTCTTTTGAAGAAATCAATGAAGCAATAAGTTTAGGTGTCAAAATTACACTTGACAATTTTTCAATTTTAGAAAAATTTGGAGAAAAATATCCTAATACACCAGTTTCATTGCGTATAAATCCTCATGTAATGGCTGGAGGTAATCATAAAATATCTACAGGCCATATAGATTCAAAATTTGGTATTTCAATTTATCAAATTGATGAAATTAAAAATGTAATTTCTAAGTACGGAACCACCATTAATGGAATACACATGCATACTGGTTCAGACATTTATAATATTGATGCATTTTTAAAAGCAACAGAAATATTATTAAATGTCGCTAAAGAGTTTAATACTATTGAGTTTGTTGACTTTGGAAGTGGATTCAAAGTCCCTTACAAATCAGGAGATAATGAAACAAATATTGAAGAAATGGGCTTAAAATTGAGTCATCGCTTCAAGGAATTCTGTAAGGAATATGGTAAAGATTTAACACTAATTTTTGAACCAGGAAAATTTCTCGTTAGTGAATCTGGAAATTTATTGGTAAAAGTAAATGTTGTTAAAACAACTCCAAACATTGTTTTTGCAGGAGTTGACAGTGGATTAAACCATTTGATAAGACCTATGATGTATGATGCATATCATCATATTACAAATGTTTCAAATCCTGATGGAGATAAAAAATATTATTCAGTAGTAGGTTATATTTGTGAAACAGACACATTTGGTGCCGATCGAAAAATTGGAGAAATTACCGAAGGTGATATTTTATGCTTACACAATGCTGGTGCATATAGTTTCTCTATGTCTTCAAATTATAATTCACGTTACCGTCCTGCTGAAGTTATGGTTTATAATGGAAAAGATTATTTAATACGCGAACGCGAAACTTTTGAAGATTTATTAAGAAATCAAGTTGAAATTAATTTATAA
- a CDS encoding helix-turn-helix domain-containing protein, giving the protein MVNNLEFAERLKKVMDFYGLTATALADSISIQRSSISHLLSGRNKPSLDFVLKVLDKYPEVELYWLLNGKGAFPKKSIDLPPTKPKTDQKIKFEKPELNLNTNSGENNEIEKIVIFYKNGTFKSYLP; this is encoded by the coding sequence ATGGTAAACAATCTTGAATTCGCGGAGCGACTCAAAAAAGTAATGGATTTTTATGGATTGACTGCAACTGCTCTTGCTGATTCAATAAGTATTCAGCGATCAAGTATTTCACATTTATTAAGCGGAAGAAATAAACCAAGTCTTGACTTTGTTTTAAAAGTACTTGATAAATATCCAGAAGTAGAATTGTATTGGTTATTAAATGGAAAAGGAGCGTTTCCAAAAAAGAGTATAGATCTACCTCCTACCAAACCAAAAACTGATCAAAAAATAAAATTTGAAAAACCTGAATTAAACTTAAATACAAATTCAGGTGAAAATAATGAAATTGAGAAAATTGTAATTTTTTATAAAAACGGGACTTTCAAAAGTTACTTACCTTAA
- a CDS encoding M1 family metallopeptidase translates to MNKILLTLAICFSLLVNAQTGKYRSEKEKVNDLVHTKLNVKFDIPKSQLIGEAWITLTPHFLPTAKVTLDAKGMIIHSVTLNGQKRPYNYFENKELIVDLDRPYNKDEQFTIYISYTARPELGLGREDVNQKGLFFIDPTDEDPTKPTQIWTEGETENNSNWFPTIDSPNQKTSQELLITVPKSFETLSNGILISQEENNDGTRTDYWKQDLKHAPYLFFMGVGEFSVVSDSWKGKSIDYYVEKEYEPLAREIFGKTPKMLQFYEDLLGVPYPWDKYSQIVVRDYVSGAMENTTAVIHSDAAYQKAGELIDENKQENVIAHEVIHHWFGDLVTAESWSNLAMNEAFANYGEYLWFEYEYGKDYADAHLLKEKENYINGNNYHKDLIRFQYSSADDMFDQVSYEKGGLILHMLRNYLGDKVFFTGLKKYLIDNQFGTSEGHQLRLALESVSGKDLNWFFNQWFYSNAHPKIQVSHTVGEFEDIVTVHINQAENVFEFPLIIDIYESDGRKASHEVWVDGKERSFTFAISSKPNLVLVEPTGTLLAEIFHTKSLEEAIYQYKYAQSYKDRKQAIEIIAQNQSNKQAFDALTSALNDNSHKLRILALEKLDLVNKYSKADAISIVEKLAQNDPYTLVRAAANITLAKLMDPKYINHFVNSMNSKSYKVIESAVIGLYQLDKENTMLKVDTLSEDVKDNLSSILTGYYLETKKDKNMPYVSKHLIHGLFFIQDAKIANQYMDAFEWVSKSDSEESIANLVKSLSDAGLKYKKYGADMAGINFLRKMLEFQDIANHSNKEDIEMIIRKGMASLLK, encoded by the coding sequence ATGAATAAAATATTGCTAACACTTGCTATTTGTTTTTCACTTTTAGTAAATGCTCAAACTGGTAAATATAGATCAGAAAAAGAAAAAGTAAATGATTTAGTACACACCAAACTAAATGTAAAATTTGATATCCCAAAAAGTCAACTAATAGGTGAGGCTTGGATTACTTTAACTCCTCATTTTTTACCAACAGCTAAAGTTACTTTGGATGCCAAAGGGATGATAATTCATTCAGTTACCCTAAACGGCCAGAAAAGACCTTATAATTATTTTGAAAACAAAGAACTTATTGTTGATTTAGATAGACCCTATAATAAAGACGAACAATTTACAATATATATTAGTTATACAGCAAGACCAGAATTAGGTCTTGGGCGAGAGGATGTTAATCAAAAAGGACTCTTTTTTATTGATCCAACAGATGAAGATCCAACGAAACCAACTCAAATTTGGACAGAAGGAGAAACAGAAAATAATAGCAATTGGTTTCCAACAATTGACTCGCCAAATCAAAAAACTTCTCAGGAACTTTTAATAACGGTTCCTAAAAGTTTTGAAACGCTTTCTAACGGTATTTTAATAAGTCAAGAAGAAAATAATGACGGAACAAGAACTGATTATTGGAAACAAGATTTAAAACATGCACCATATTTATTTTTTATGGGTGTAGGTGAATTTAGTGTTGTAAGTGATTCTTGGAAAGGAAAATCAATTGATTATTATGTTGAGAAGGAATATGAACCTTTAGCAAGAGAAATTTTCGGTAAAACTCCCAAAATGCTTCAGTTTTATGAAGATTTATTAGGTGTTCCATACCCTTGGGATAAATATAGCCAAATAGTTGTTAGAGACTATGTAAGTGGAGCGATGGAAAATACAACAGCAGTAATTCATTCTGATGCTGCATATCAAAAAGCAGGAGAACTAATTGATGAAAACAAACAAGAAAATGTTATTGCACATGAAGTAATTCATCATTGGTTTGGCGATTTAGTTACTGCCGAGAGTTGGAGTAATTTAGCAATGAATGAGGCTTTTGCTAATTATGGTGAGTATTTGTGGTTTGAGTATGAATATGGTAAGGATTATGCAGATGCCCATTTGTTAAAAGAGAAAGAAAATTATATAAACGGAAATAATTATCATAAAGACTTAATTCGATTTCAATATAGCTCTGCAGATGACATGTTTGATCAGGTGAGTTATGAAAAAGGTGGTTTGATACTACATATGTTGAGGAATTATCTTGGTGATAAGGTGTTTTTTACAGGATTAAAGAAATATTTAATTGATAATCAATTTGGAACTTCAGAAGGGCATCAATTAAGATTGGCGCTTGAATCAGTTAGTGGTAAGGATTTAAATTGGTTTTTTAACCAATGGTTTTATAGTAATGCACATCCAAAAATACAAGTTTCTCATACCGTTGGTGAGTTTGAAGATATTGTGACTGTACATATCAATCAGGCAGAAAATGTATTTGAATTTCCGTTGATAATAGATATATACGAAAGTGATGGAAGAAAAGCATCGCATGAAGTATGGGTCGATGGTAAAGAGCGCTCATTTACATTTGCAATAAGTTCGAAACCAAATCTTGTTTTGGTCGAACCTACAGGAACGCTTTTGGCTGAAATATTTCATACAAAGTCTTTGGAAGAAGCAATTTATCAATATAAGTATGCTCAAAGCTATAAAGATAGAAAGCAAGCCATTGAGATAATTGCTCAAAATCAAAGCAATAAACAAGCCTTTGATGCGTTGACAAGTGCGCTAAATGATAATTCGCATAAACTAAGAATTTTAGCTTTGGAGAAATTAGATTTAGTTAATAAATACAGTAAAGCAGATGCTATTTCAATTGTAGAAAAGTTAGCACAGAATGATCCTTACACATTGGTTCGGGCAGCAGCCAATATAACGCTGGCAAAATTAATGGATCCTAAATACATAAATCATTTTGTAAATTCAATGAATAGTAAATCATACAAAGTTATTGAGAGTGCTGTTATTGGTTTGTATCAGTTAGATAAAGAAAATACAATGCTTAAGGTTGATACATTGTCAGAAGATGTAAAAGATAATTTATCAAGTATTCTTACAGGATATTATTTAGAAACTAAAAAGGATAAAAATATGCCATATGTGTCTAAACATCTTATTCACGGTTTATTTTTTATTCAAGATGCAAAAATTGCAAATCAATATATGGATGCATTTGAATGGGTTTCTAAGAGTGATAGTGAAGAGTCTATAGCTAATTTGGTAAAGAGCCTATCAGATGCAGGGCTTAAGTATAAAAAATATGGTGCTGATATGGCTGGAATAAACTTTTTAAGAAAAATGTTAGAATTTCAAGATATAGCAAATCATTCAAATAAAGAAGATATTGAAATGATTATTAGAAAGGGGATGGCTTCGTTATTAAAATAG
- a CDS encoding M14 family zinc carboxypeptidase produces the protein MQTINLEKLEQWYVQNYESKISGLRILFKDIEPLLEDLDLVFGKEVLGYSVSGIPIYKVSFGSGKKRILIWSQMHGNESTGTKALFDLFNFFKKPENLVDIKNDIFNNCTLIFVPMLNPDGAIAYTRENFDNIDLNRDAVDKKAIESKMLRSLLDEFNPEYCFNLHDQRTIFNVEGTKNPATISFLAPSEEVTRKITKGRTKTMNVIVAMNNLLQQTIPNHIGRYTDEFYPTATGDNFQKLGHNTILIEAGHYKDDYEREVVRKFNFFSLLQGIHFIATSNDVNIHKSYFEIPNNDKKYFDIIYKNAKISENSVEKIVDIGILFKYKVIDNELVKYDHIEMIGDLKSYYGYSEIDLEKKSFYL, from the coding sequence ATGCAAACAATCAATTTAGAAAAATTAGAGCAATGGTATGTTCAAAATTATGAGTCAAAAATTTCAGGGCTTAGAATTTTGTTTAAAGATATAGAGCCTTTATTAGAAGATCTTGATTTGGTTTTCGGTAAAGAGGTTTTAGGATATTCTGTGAGTGGAATTCCAATTTATAAAGTATCATTTGGTTCTGGAAAAAAAAGAATATTAATTTGGTCTCAAATGCATGGTAATGAAAGTACGGGCACCAAAGCACTTTTTGATTTGTTTAATTTTTTTAAAAAACCAGAAAATTTAGTAGATATTAAAAATGATATTTTTAATAACTGCACATTGATATTTGTACCAATGTTAAATCCAGATGGAGCAATTGCTTACACACGAGAAAATTTTGATAATATTGACCTTAATCGAGATGCAGTTGATAAGAAAGCAATAGAGAGTAAAATGTTACGAAGCCTTTTAGATGAATTTAACCCTGAATATTGTTTTAATCTACATGATCAGCGAACAATTTTTAATGTTGAGGGTACAAAAAACCCAGCTACTATTTCTTTTTTAGCCCCATCAGAAGAGGTGACACGTAAGATTACCAAGGGTAGAACTAAAACAATGAATGTTATAGTAGCAATGAACAATTTACTGCAGCAAACAATACCAAATCATATAGGTAGATATACAGATGAATTTTATCCTACTGCGACTGGCGATAATTTTCAAAAATTAGGTCATAATACGATTTTGATAGAAGCAGGTCACTATAAAGATGATTATGAAAGAGAAGTAGTTAGAAAATTTAATTTTTTCTCTTTGTTGCAAGGAATTCATTTTATTGCAACTTCAAATGACGTAAATATTCACAAATCCTATTTTGAAATTCCTAATAATGATAAAAAATATTTCGATATTATTTATAAAAATGCGAAAATTTCTGAAAACTCCGTAGAAAAAATTGTAGATATTGGAATATTATTCAAATACAAAGTTATTGATAATGAATTAGTTAAATACGACCATATTGAAATGATAGGTGATTTGAAAAGTTACTATGGGTATTCCGAAATCGATTTAGAGAAAAAATCATTTTATTTGTAA
- a CDS encoding DUF4252 domain-containing protein: MKKIVLIIAIVLLPFIGNAQTSVFDKFDGNDEVTTIVVTKKAFELMMKFGGGSEEAREYAEMVGNLDGLKVFTTESKSIAGDMEGTVKSYLKSAKLAELIRVDDKDAQVRIYVKEGKDDDHVKELLMFVNGLEKHMGDNDRKAEAVIVSLTGDIDLNKIAELTEKMNISGGEHLKKANK; encoded by the coding sequence ATGAAAAAAATAGTTTTAATTATAGCAATAGTATTACTACCATTTATTGGTAATGCACAGACATCAGTTTTTGATAAATTTGATGGAAATGACGAGGTTACAACAATAGTCGTAACCAAAAAAGCCTTTGAATTAATGATGAAATTTGGTGGAGGTAGCGAAGAGGCAAGAGAATATGCTGAAATGGTTGGTAATCTTGATGGATTAAAAGTTTTTACAACAGAAAGTAAATCGATTGCAGGAGATATGGAAGGAACTGTAAAGTCATATTTAAAATCTGCAAAACTAGCAGAATTGATTAGAGTTGATGATAAGGATGCTCAGGTGAGAATTTATGTCAAAGAAGGAAAAGACGATGATCATGTAAAAGAATTGTTGATGTTCGTTAACGGTTTAGAAAAACACATGGGTGATAATGATCGTAAGGCTGAGGCTGTAATAGTTTCTTTAACTGGAGATATAGATTTGAATAAAATTGCAGAATTAACTGAAAAGATGAATATTTCAGGTGGTGAGCATTTAAAAAAAGCAAATAAATAA
- a CDS encoding patatin-like phospholipase family protein: protein MKALVISGGGSKGAFAGGVVEYLMQVKGKDYDLFLGTSTGSLMVTHLALNKIEALRELYTSVNQRTIFSNNPFVVKKVHGSKVVTINHLNVLWNFLMGRKTFGESKNLRKLIKNNITEEDFNLVKESNKDAIVTVSNITANEVEYKSIKDFNYEEFCDWIWASCNYIPFMSLLYKNGCHYADGGFGCLVPIREAINRGAKEVDVIILETEVTQINRIPSKNPFSILMNAFAFMMDHVEKHNITIGKLSAKQNDVKLNLYYTPTVLTTNSLVFDKKLMARWWQEGYEYAKSQQSELMNELKMDLE, encoded by the coding sequence ATGAAAGCACTAGTAATTTCAGGAGGTGGTAGTAAAGGAGCCTTTGCTGGTGGAGTGGTAGAATATTTAATGCAGGTAAAGGGCAAGGATTATGATTTATTTTTAGGGACTTCAACTGGCAGCTTGATGGTTACACATTTAGCTTTAAATAAGATTGAGGCTTTAAGAGAATTATACACCTCTGTTAATCAAAGAACAATATTCAGTAACAATCCATTTGTAGTGAAAAAAGTTCATGGAAGTAAAGTGGTAACAATTAATCACTTAAATGTTTTATGGAACTTTCTTATGGGGAGAAAAACTTTTGGTGAAAGTAAAAATTTAAGGAAGTTAATAAAGAATAATATTACAGAAGAAGATTTTAATTTAGTGAAAGAATCCAATAAAGATGCAATTGTAACTGTTTCAAATATTACGGCAAATGAAGTAGAATACAAGTCAATAAAAGACTTTAATTATGAAGAATTTTGTGACTGGATTTGGGCTTCATGTAATTATATACCATTTATGAGTTTGTTATATAAAAACGGATGTCATTATGCTGATGGGGGTTTTGGTTGTCTTGTTCCGATTCGTGAAGCCATAAATCGTGGTGCTAAAGAAGTTGATGTAATTATTTTGGAAACAGAAGTCACACAGATTAATAGAATTCCATCAAAAAACCCTTTTTCAATTTTAATGAATGCTTTTGCTTTTATGATGGATCATGTTGAAAAGCATAATATTACAATTGGTAAATTATCAGCAAAACAAAACGATGTTAAATTGAATCTTTACTATACGCCAACTGTTTTAACGACAAATTCTTTAGTTTTTGATAAAAAATTAATGGCACGATGGTGGCAAGAAGGTTATGAATACGCCAAAAGCCAACAAAGTGAGTTGATGAATGAATTGAAAATGGACTTAGAATAG